The following proteins are encoded in a genomic region of Nonomuraea muscovyensis:
- a CDS encoding TRAP transporter permease: MTSADQGAAPARSAEELIAEYDAERPARHLTGRLAIVVGAIALGVSLYALYVVFNPMSVLPYRMSFLAAVLPLTFLAYRPGLPRWLTRRRAEAAAAQPDGAPPVTRRDVPGVSDWVLAALSLAVCAYPLFGFDDFIRRTFEPSTLDLVMGAGCLLLVLEATRRTVGPILPGICVAFLAYAYYGGYLPVDSVLGHRGYGIERIVVQLYMGTEGLFGVPLDVAATYIVLFTIYGAVLEYSGAGAFFVNISFAAFRRSAAAPGRTVTLAGFLLGTVSGSGTATAVSLGSVAWPILRRAGYPREHGGGILAAAGIGAILSPPTLGAAAFIIAEYLKVSYLTVLLYATVPTVLYYLGIILAVEIDARRFGTHGVEMETGSAWRLLGRFGYHFSSLVAIVVLMAFGVSPFRAVVYATVLAFLLSFLDREHRLGPRRAAQALSAGTLGVLPVAATTAAAGVIVAMVTLTGLGLKASRIIVDLAGGHLALTALVAALAVLLLGLAVPVTASFIIAAVIIGPALQTLGVPPDAAYMFIFYYAVLSEVTPPTALAAVAAAAITGGNAFRTMMMTWKYTLPAFLVPFAFVLAPAGRALLLQAPLPEVLLALAVSAVAVAALAAATGGWMVRRAGWPERVLAAGAAVALLFLEPVSVVAGLALLAVALLVHLALRRPVPVQGTQKGT; this comes from the coding sequence GTGACATCCGCCGACCAGGGCGCCGCCCCGGCACGCAGTGCCGAAGAGCTCATCGCCGAGTACGACGCCGAGCGGCCGGCGCGGCACCTGACGGGCCGGCTGGCGATCGTCGTCGGGGCGATCGCGCTCGGCGTCTCGCTCTACGCGCTCTACGTGGTGTTCAACCCGATGTCCGTGCTGCCGTACCGGATGAGCTTCCTGGCGGCGGTGCTGCCCCTGACGTTCCTGGCCTACCGGCCGGGCCTGCCTCGGTGGCTCACCCGCCGGCGGGCCGAGGCGGCGGCAGCGCAGCCGGACGGGGCGCCTCCCGTCACCAGGCGCGACGTGCCCGGTGTCTCCGACTGGGTGCTGGCGGCGCTGTCCCTCGCGGTGTGCGCGTACCCGCTGTTCGGGTTCGACGACTTCATCCGGCGCACCTTCGAGCCCTCGACGCTGGACCTCGTCATGGGGGCCGGCTGTCTGCTGCTGGTGCTGGAGGCCACGCGCCGCACCGTGGGGCCGATCCTGCCGGGGATCTGCGTGGCGTTCCTGGCCTACGCCTACTACGGCGGCTACCTGCCGGTGGACTCCGTCCTCGGGCACCGCGGCTACGGCATCGAGCGGATCGTGGTGCAGCTCTACATGGGCACCGAGGGCCTGTTCGGGGTGCCCCTGGACGTGGCGGCGACGTACATCGTGCTGTTCACGATCTACGGGGCGGTGCTGGAGTACTCGGGGGCGGGCGCGTTCTTCGTCAACATCTCGTTCGCGGCGTTCCGCCGCTCGGCCGCCGCGCCGGGCCGTACGGTGACGCTGGCGGGGTTCCTGCTCGGCACGGTGTCGGGGTCGGGCACGGCCACGGCGGTGTCGCTGGGCAGCGTGGCCTGGCCGATCCTGCGGCGGGCCGGCTATCCGCGCGAGCACGGCGGCGGCATCCTCGCCGCGGCGGGGATCGGCGCGATCCTGTCGCCGCCGACGCTGGGGGCGGCGGCGTTCATCATCGCCGAGTACCTCAAGGTGTCCTACCTGACGGTGCTGCTGTACGCGACCGTGCCGACGGTCCTGTACTACCTCGGGATCATCCTGGCGGTCGAGATCGACGCCCGCCGGTTCGGCACCCACGGCGTCGAGATGGAGACCGGCTCGGCCTGGCGGCTGCTCGGCCGGTTCGGCTACCACTTCTCCTCGCTGGTCGCGATCGTGGTGCTGATGGCCTTCGGGGTGTCGCCGTTCCGCGCGGTCGTCTACGCCACCGTGCTGGCCTTCCTGCTGTCGTTCCTCGACCGCGAGCACCGTCTCGGGCCGCGGCGGGCGGCGCAGGCGCTGTCGGCCGGGACGCTCGGCGTGCTGCCCGTGGCGGCCACCACCGCGGCGGCCGGGGTGATCGTGGCGATGGTGACGCTCACCGGGCTCGGACTGAAGGCGTCGCGGATCATCGTGGACCTGGCCGGCGGCCACCTCGCGCTGACCGCCCTGGTGGCGGCGCTGGCGGTGCTGCTGCTGGGTCTGGCCGTGCCGGTGACCGCGTCGTTCATCATCGCGGCCGTCATCATCGGCCCGGCCCTGCAGACGCTGGGGGTGCCGCCGGACGCGGCGTACATGTTCATCTTCTACTACGCGGTCCTGTCGGAGGTGACGCCGCCGACCGCGCTCGCGGCGGTCGCCGCGGCGGCCATCACGGGCGGCAACGCCTTCCGGACCATGATGATGACCTGGAAGTACACCCTGCCGGCGTTCCTGGTGCCGTTCGCCTTCGTGCTGGCGCCGGCCGGGCGGGCCCTGCTGCTGCAGGCCCCGCTGCCGGAGGTGCTCCTGGCTCTCGCGGTCTCGGCGGTCGCCGTGGCCGCGCTGGCCGCCGCCACCGGCGGCTGGATGGTACGGCGGGCCGGCTGGCCCGAGCGTGTCCTGGCGGCGGGCGCGGCCGTCGCCCTGCTCTTCCTCGAACCGGTGAGCGTCGTGGCCGGACTGGCCCTGCTCGCCGTGGCGCTGCTCGTCCACCTGGCGCTGCGCCGCCCCGTTCCCGTACAAGGTACGCAGAAAGGAACCTGA
- a CDS encoding TAXI family TRAP transporter solute-binding subunit yields the protein MRSVIRLGAAALALVAGLTACGGERQTAAGDGALYNSGRLSIATGNTTGVYYQLGGGYADLVTKNLQGYQVTAEATGASVENIQRVVRGDSDIAFTLADAASDAATGKGAFDSPQPIRALARIYTNYTHVIARADAGIRTVADMKGKRVSTGSPNSGTENIALRLLKAAGLNPDSDIKKQALSLPETVQGVKDGTLDALFWSGGLPTGGVTDLTTSLKDDVVFVPIDDLLPKLVAEYGPVYQASTLKKDVYATAADVPTIAVPNLLIVSDKMPADLAGNLTKILFDKQAELAKVHPEAKNISREEAPKTDPVPLHDGSKKYFQP from the coding sequence ATGCGATCCGTCATCCGTCTCGGCGCCGCCGCGCTGGCCCTCGTGGCCGGCCTCACGGCGTGCGGCGGCGAGCGCCAGACCGCCGCGGGCGATGGCGCCCTCTACAACAGCGGGCGGCTGTCCATCGCCACCGGCAACACCACCGGCGTCTACTACCAGCTCGGCGGCGGCTACGCCGACCTGGTCACCAAGAACCTGCAGGGTTACCAGGTCACGGCGGAGGCCACCGGCGCCTCGGTGGAGAACATCCAGCGGGTGGTCCGCGGCGACTCCGACATCGCCTTCACCCTGGCCGACGCGGCGAGCGACGCCGCGACCGGCAAGGGCGCCTTCGACAGCCCGCAGCCGATCAGGGCGCTGGCGAGGATCTACACGAACTACACCCATGTGATCGCGCGCGCCGACGCCGGCATCCGCACCGTCGCCGACATGAAGGGCAAGCGCGTCTCCACCGGCTCCCCGAACTCGGGCACCGAGAACATCGCCCTGCGCCTGCTCAAGGCCGCCGGGCTCAACCCCGATTCCGACATCAAGAAGCAGGCGCTGTCGCTGCCCGAGACGGTGCAGGGCGTCAAGGACGGCACCCTGGACGCGCTGTTCTGGTCGGGCGGCCTGCCGACGGGCGGCGTCACGGACCTGACGACGAGCCTGAAGGACGACGTCGTGTTCGTGCCGATCGACGACCTGCTGCCCAAGCTCGTCGCCGAGTACGGGCCGGTCTACCAGGCCAGCACGCTGAAGAAGGACGTGTACGCCACGGCGGCCGACGTGCCGACCATCGCCGTGCCCAACCTGCTGATCGTGTCGGACAAGATGCCGGCCGACCTCGCCGGGAACCTCACCAAGATCCTCTTCGACAAGCAGGCGGAGCTGGCGAAGGTCCACCCGGAGGCGAAGAACATCAGCCGCGAGGAGGCGCCGAAGACCGACCCGGTCCCCCTGCACGACGGTTCCAAGAAGTACTTCCAGCCCTGA
- a CDS encoding YccF domain-containing protein, giving the protein MRTLLNVIWLLFAGIWLALGYAVAGVICCILIITIPFGIASFRIAAYALWPFGRTVVRDPDAGAFSLLGNIIWCLVAGIWLAVGHVLTSIPLFISVIGIPLGVANIKMVPVSLLPLGARIEDI; this is encoded by the coding sequence ATGCGGACGCTTCTGAACGTCATCTGGCTGCTCTTCGCGGGAATCTGGCTCGCCCTCGGCTACGCGGTGGCCGGGGTGATCTGCTGCATCCTGATCATCACGATCCCGTTCGGCATCGCCTCGTTCCGGATCGCCGCGTACGCGCTGTGGCCCTTCGGCAGGACCGTCGTCCGTGACCCCGACGCCGGCGCGTTCTCCCTGCTCGGCAACATCATCTGGTGCCTCGTCGCCGGCATCTGGCTGGCCGTCGGGCACGTGCTGACCTCGATCCCGCTGTTCATCTCGGTCATCGGGATCCCGCTCGGCGTCGCCAACATCAAGATGGTGCCCGTCTCGCTGCTGCCGCTGGGCGCCCGCATCGAGGACATCTGA
- a CDS encoding TIGR03084 family metal-binding protein, with protein sequence MVDLMAGLLDDLRAESASLELLLEPLRPEQWELPTPAAGWAVRDQVSHLAWFDDAARTAVTDPGAFRASLAALTSVDDLALQARGLAAGELLAWFRTARAASLEAFARLGARDRVPWYGPDMSAASFVTARLMETWAHGQDVADALGVVREPTARLRHVATIGHRALPYSFAVRGLPVPAEPVRVELTAPGGEPWTAGPAGAADVVRGPMLDFCLLVTQRVHLADTALRITGPTARAWMAIAQAFAGPPGKGRAPKSGNSQGDAR encoded by the coding sequence GTGGTGGATCTCATGGCCGGGCTGCTCGACGACCTGCGCGCGGAGAGCGCGTCCCTGGAGCTCCTGCTGGAGCCGCTGCGGCCGGAGCAGTGGGAGCTGCCCACGCCCGCCGCGGGATGGGCGGTGCGCGACCAGGTGAGCCACCTGGCCTGGTTCGACGACGCGGCCCGCACGGCCGTGACCGACCCCGGGGCCTTCCGCGCCTCGCTGGCCGCGCTCACCTCCGTGGACGACCTGGCGCTCCAGGCGCGCGGCCTGGCCGCCGGCGAGCTGCTGGCCTGGTTCCGCACGGCCCGCGCCGCGAGCCTGGAGGCGTTCGCCCGGCTCGGGGCGCGCGACCGGGTGCCGTGGTACGGGCCGGACATGTCGGCCGCCTCGTTCGTCACCGCCCGCCTGATGGAGACGTGGGCGCACGGCCAGGACGTGGCCGACGCCCTCGGCGTCGTCCGCGAGCCCACGGCCAGGCTGCGCCACGTGGCCACCATCGGCCACCGGGCGCTGCCGTACAGCTTCGCCGTGCGCGGGCTGCCCGTGCCCGCCGAGCCGGTGCGGGTGGAGCTGACGGCGCCCGGCGGCGAGCCGTGGACGGCCGGGCCCGCCGGCGCCGCCGACGTGGTGCGCGGCCCGATGCTCGACTTCTGCCTGCTCGTCACGCAGCGCGTCCACCTGGCCGACACCGCGCTCCGGATCACCGGCCCGACGGCCCGCGCCTGGATGGCGATCGCCCAGGCGTTCGCCGGCCCACCCGGGAAGGGGCGCGCCCCGAAGTCGGGGAACTCTCAGGGGGATGCCCGATGA
- a CDS encoding putative leader peptide: MLPADPMLVGRRHVDLQRVRSAICRDAR; the protein is encoded by the coding sequence ATGTTGCCAGCGGACCCCATGCTCGTCGGTCGACGCCACGTCGACCTCCAGCGTGTCCGCAGCGCCATCTGTCGCGACGCCCGTTGA